Part of the Paenibacillus terrae HPL-003 genome is shown below.
AGGCGGTAGAGGACACGGTCGGTGAACCTGTCGATTATGTTTGGCATACTGCGACGGATCTGTCGCCTTATGATTGTATTCTTGTTCCAGGAGGTTTCTCCTATGGGGATTATCTGCGTTGCGGCGCGATTTCCCGGTTTGCTCCGGTAATGAAGGAAGTAGCCAAAGCGGCTGCCGAGGGTAAATATATTTTGGGTATCTGCAACGGGTTTCAAATTTTGACTGAAGCTGGGCTGCTGCCGGGTGCTTTGCGCCGTAACTTGTCGATGAAGTTCCGTTGCCACGATACGGTGTTGAAGGTTGTGAATAGCGAAACGCCTTTTACAAAAGATTATGCTGCTGGTGAAGAGATCGTCATTCCGATCGCCCACGGCGAAGGCAACTATTACTGTGATAATGAGACGCTGGCTCGCTTGCAGGCGAATAACCAGATCGTATTTACGTATAAAGATAATCCCAACGGCTCCGTGACGGATATCGCAGGGATTTGTAATGAACAAGGAAACGTGCTGGGCATGATGCCTCACCCGGAACGTGCGGTGGATGCATTGCTTGGAACGGATGACGGCAAACGTATGTTTACATCTATTTTGAACGCTTGGAGGGATCGTCATGGCGCAGCAAGTGTCCGCTAAGGAACCAACGGCAGAGCAAGTTGCCGAACATAAACTGTATCAGCAGATGGGTGTATCGGACAGCGAATATGCGTTGATCTGCGAATTTATGGGACGTCAGCCGAATTATACGGAGATTGGCGTATTCAGTGTCATGTGGTCAGAGCATTGTGCTTACAAAAACTCCAAGCCGCTGCTGCGTCGTTTCCCAACGAGTGGTCCGCGGGTTCTGATGGGACCGGGTGAAGGCGCAGGGATTGTAGATATCGGTGACAATCAGGCCGTTGTCTTTAAAATCGAAAGTCATAACCATCCGTCGGCTGTGGAACCTTTTCAGGGGGCAGCGACAGGGGTAGGCGGTATCATCCGTGATATTTTCTCTATGGGTGCAAGACCTGTAGCGGTGCTGAACTCCCTGCGTTTTGGCAAGCTGGAGAGCGACCGCGTGAAATATTTGTTCGAGCATGTGGTATCCGGTATTGCGGGATATGGAAACTGTATCGGTATTCCAACCGTAGGCGGCGAGGTTGTATTCGATGAAAGCTACGAAGGCAATCCGCTCGTTAATGCGATGTGTGTTGGACTGATTGACCATGATAAAATCCAGCGTGGTGTTGCTAAAGGGGTCGGTAACCCGGTGTTCTATGTGGGACCACCGACAGGCCGGGACGGGATTCACGGAGCGACCTTCGCATCGGTTGAGCTGACCGAGGAATCCGAAGCGAATCGGACTGCGGTTCAGGTAGGCGATCCATTTATGGAGAAGCTGGTCATGGAATCATGCCTGGAGCTGATCGATAGCGGTATTGTGCTGGGTATTCAGGATATGGGCGCGGCAGGACTTACCTGCTCCAGTGCGGAAATGGCGAGTAAGGCAGGCAACGGCCTCGAGCTGTATCTGGATCAGGTACCGCAGCGTGAAGAAGGCATGACGCCTTATGAAATGATGCTGTCCGAATCACAGGAGCGTATGCTGTTCGTTGTTGAACCTAAGGATGAAGCACAGGCGCTTGAAATTTTCGAGCGTTGGGGTGTCATTTGTGCCAAGGTCGGTAAGGTGACGGATGACGGGCGTTTGCGCTTGTTCCATCATGGTGACGTGGTGGGAGATATGCCAGTAACGGCGCTGGTGGACGAGTGTCCGATTTACGACAAACCATCCGAAGTTCCTGCTTATTATGAGCAAAATGCTGCCATTGACACGCTTCGTTATGCAGAAGTGACGGATTTGAACGGTGCGTTGAAAAAGGTACTGTCTTCGCCAAGTGTAGCCAGTAAAAAATGGGTATATGAGCAGTATGATTACATGGTCCGCACCAGTACGGCCGTTCGTCCGGGATCGGATGCAGCAGTAGTGACTGTGCGCGGAACGCGCAAGGGACTCGCCATGACGACGGATTGTAACGGACGTTACGTATACCTTGATCCAGAGGTAGGCGGACGGATTGCGGTCAGTGAAGCAGCACGTAATATTGTATGCTCCGGCGGCGAGCCGTTGGCGATTACGGATAACCTGAACTTCGGAAACCCTGAAAAACCGGATATTTTCTGGCAAATGGAAAAAGCTGTAGACGGGATGGCAGAAGCTTGCCGTGTACTGGATACACCTGTCATCGGGGGCAATGTCAGCTTGTACAACGAAAATGCTAAAGGCTCTATCTATCCGACGCCTGTAGTCGGTATGGTAGGTCTGGTTCATGATACGGATCATATTACAACACAAGGCTTCAAAGCCGAAGGTGATGTGATTTTCCTGGTAGGAGAAACGAAGGCCGAGCTGGGAGGCAGTGAGTTCCAGGCTGTCGTACACGGTGTCTCCGAAGGACGACCGCCTGAGCTGGATTTGAACGTGGAGAAAAAGCTGCTGAATGCGGTGCTTAGCGCCATCCAAACAGGTTTGGTACAATCCGCGCATGATTTGGCAGAGGGCGGATTGGCTGTAGCGCTTGCGGAATCTGGGATTAGTGGCGGATTGGGAGCACAGGTCAACGTAGAAACGACCTTGCGTCCTGACCATGCTTTGTTTAGCGAAAGTCAGTCCCGCATTTTGCTATCTGCATCGCCGGATAAAGCATCTGCGCTGGAAGCACATCTGCGTGGATTGGGAGTGCCGGTTACTGTATTGGGAAAAGTTGAAGGATCACAATTGACAGTTGAGGTGAACGGACAACCCGCTTTGAACGAGGCAGTCGCCAGTTTGAAGCAAATCTGGGAGGATGTCATTCCATGTCTGATGAAATAACAGCACGGACGTTGTGGACTGGAGATTATTATAATGAAGGCTCTGGTAAAGAGGGGCTTTTTGATAAATTAAAAGAGGAATGCGGCGTATTCGGAGTGTACAGACACTCCGATGCTGCTTCCCTGGCATATTACGGATTGCATGCGCTCCAGCATCGCGGAGAGGAAAGTGCGGGCATCTGTGTGAGCAGTGGCGACGAGTTCCATTATCATCGTGGAATGGGCCTTGTTAAAGAAGTATTCAATAAAGATTTGATGGCTTCGCTAACAGGCGACATTGCCATAGGGCATGTACGTTACTCGACAAGTGGAGACAGTAAGCTGACGAATGCACAGCCATTGGTTTTCAAATATCGTGATGGCGATTTGGCAGTAGCGACGAACGGCAATATCGTGAATGCCTTGCAAATCCGGCATGAGCTGGAGCAGGGTGGGTCTATATTTCAAACGACAAGCGATACGGAGGTAGTTGCGCATTTGATCGCTCGGTCGTCCAAGGATTTGGTGGAGGCCGCCAAAGATGCATTGAAGCGTATTGTCGGCGGGTTTGCTTTTCTCATTATGACCAACGACAAGTTGCTGGTTGCGTCTGATCCTAACGGCTTGCGTCCGTTGACGATGGGCAGATTGGGTGATGCATATTTGTTTGCTTCTGAATCCTGTGCTTTGGAAACGATTGGAGCAGAGCTGTTGCGCGATATCGAGCCGGGTGAGCTATTGGTGCTGGACAAAAACGGGCTGCATGAAGACCGCTACAGTGAAGGCAAGCATCGTAAAGCACTGTGCGCGATGGAATATATTTATTTTGCCCGTCCGGACAGTGACTTGAACGGAGCCAATCTTCATGCTGCACGTAAAAGAATGGGCAGCCAAATGGCGTTGGAAGCTTTTGTCGATGCCGATTTGGTTACCGGGGTACCGGATTCCAGTATTTCTGCGGCGATTGGTTATGCAGAGCAGACAGGTATTCCATATGAATTGGGCATGATTAAAAATAAATACACCGGACGTACCTTCATCCAGCCGAGTCAGGAGCTGCGCGAGCAGGGTGTGAAAATGAAGCTGAGCGCCGTACGCCGTGTTGTCGAAGGTAAACGGGTCATCATGATCGACGATTCCATTGTGCGGGGCACCACGTCCCGACGCATCGTGAATATGCTGCGGGATGCGGGGGCGCTAGAGGTACATGTACGCATTACCTCGCCGCCTTTCAAAAACCCGTGCTTCTACGGCATCGACACGCCGGATCGCCGGGAACTGATCGCGTCGTCCAAAACAGTTGAGGAAATCCGCCAGGAGATTAACGCCGATTCGCTCTATTTTATGAGTGCTGAGGGCTTGATCGCCGCAGTAGGCGGAAATAACGAAGAGGATTACAAAGGCGGTTTGTGCCTGGCCTGCTTCGATAATGATTATCCCACTCAAGTGGATTTCAAAGGTGAAGAAAAGCTCGGATGTAGTTGTTGATAAAAGGGGAACAAAAGAGGTACAGCGGCGCATGGTGGTGTGGGGATGATGCGGTTCTGAGGGGGCCACTCCGCGTGTGGAAGGTTCTTACGATCGCTGTTGCCGCTGGATTCCTGGATTGGAATAACCCTTATAGGGTTAGAATCCAGCGGCAAAGGCGAACGCTTCGCTTCTCCAGAATCCTTCCACCCGCTGCGTTCCTCTGGGCGGCACTTTTGCAGCAGCAGTGCCTGTACCTCTTCTGTTCCCACGGGGAAGAGGATAGGAAAGGCAGTTAAAAACTCATGGCATAACTATTTCATGCCATGAGTTTTTAACGGGCGGCCGTAAAGCCGTCCGTGAGCCAGCGAAGCGAGGCTCAATAGCAGGCAGGGCGAAGCTGCCTGCCTCAAAGGGTAAAGAAGTAAGCCAGCCGTCGGTGCGGCTCACTTCTTTGCCCGGCACGTCCCCGCCTTTGCGAAGCAAACAGCCCGGGACGTGCCCGCCGCCGCAAAGGCGGCCACGCTCTAAAGCGTGTCCTTGTGGTTGGCGGGAAAATCCCGCCAACCACAAGGACAACACGCGACTCACAGCACGAACCAACCACCAAGCAGCACCCAACCCTACGCATCTGACCGACTCTTGAGGGGGCCAGGGGGAGCAGCCCCATGGAATCCTCCCTATTAGGGAGGACTTAGGAGGGTCAATCATTTGAAGGAGTGTTCATGAATGTCCGAAGCATACAAAAACGCAGGGGTAGATATCGCTGCTGGTAATGAAGCAGTAGAACGGATGAAAAAGCACGTCAAACGTACCTTCCGTCCCGAAGTGCTGACGGATTTGGGCGGATTCGGTGCGTTGTTCGGCCTGAATAAGGATAAGTACGAGGAGCCTGTACTCGTTTCCGGTACAGATGGAGTCGGCACGAAGCTGAAGCTTGCTTTCGCGATGGATCGTCATGACACCATCGGTATTGATGCGGTTGCGATGTGTGTGAACGACATTGTCGTCGGGGGCGCTGAGCCACTCTTTTTTCTCGACTACCTCGCTTGTGACAAGGTGGTACCCGAGAAAATC
Proteins encoded:
- the purQ gene encoding phosphoribosylformylglycinamidine synthase subunit PurQ, which gives rise to MKFAVLVFPGSNCDIDCYKAVEDTVGEPVDYVWHTATDLSPYDCILVPGGFSYGDYLRCGAISRFAPVMKEVAKAAAEGKYILGICNGFQILTEAGLLPGALRRNLSMKFRCHDTVLKVVNSETPFTKDYAAGEEIVIPIAHGEGNYYCDNETLARLQANNQIVFTYKDNPNGSVTDIAGICNEQGNVLGMMPHPERAVDALLGTDDGKRMFTSILNAWRDRHGAASVR
- the purL gene encoding phosphoribosylformylglycinamidine synthase subunit PurL, with the protein product MAQQVSAKEPTAEQVAEHKLYQQMGVSDSEYALICEFMGRQPNYTEIGVFSVMWSEHCAYKNSKPLLRRFPTSGPRVLMGPGEGAGIVDIGDNQAVVFKIESHNHPSAVEPFQGAATGVGGIIRDIFSMGARPVAVLNSLRFGKLESDRVKYLFEHVVSGIAGYGNCIGIPTVGGEVVFDESYEGNPLVNAMCVGLIDHDKIQRGVAKGVGNPVFYVGPPTGRDGIHGATFASVELTEESEANRTAVQVGDPFMEKLVMESCLELIDSGIVLGIQDMGAAGLTCSSAEMASKAGNGLELYLDQVPQREEGMTPYEMMLSESQERMLFVVEPKDEAQALEIFERWGVICAKVGKVTDDGRLRLFHHGDVVGDMPVTALVDECPIYDKPSEVPAYYEQNAAIDTLRYAEVTDLNGALKKVLSSPSVASKKWVYEQYDYMVRTSTAVRPGSDAAVVTVRGTRKGLAMTTDCNGRYVYLDPEVGGRIAVSEAARNIVCSGGEPLAITDNLNFGNPEKPDIFWQMEKAVDGMAEACRVLDTPVIGGNVSLYNENAKGSIYPTPVVGMVGLVHDTDHITTQGFKAEGDVIFLVGETKAELGGSEFQAVVHGVSEGRPPELDLNVEKKLLNAVLSAIQTGLVQSAHDLAEGGLAVALAESGISGGLGAQVNVETTLRPDHALFSESQSRILLSASPDKASALEAHLRGLGVPVTVLGKVEGSQLTVEVNGQPALNEAVASLKQIWEDVIPCLMK
- the purF gene encoding amidophosphoribosyltransferase is translated as MSDEITARTLWTGDYYNEGSGKEGLFDKLKEECGVFGVYRHSDAASLAYYGLHALQHRGEESAGICVSSGDEFHYHRGMGLVKEVFNKDLMASLTGDIAIGHVRYSTSGDSKLTNAQPLVFKYRDGDLAVATNGNIVNALQIRHELEQGGSIFQTTSDTEVVAHLIARSSKDLVEAAKDALKRIVGGFAFLIMTNDKLLVASDPNGLRPLTMGRLGDAYLFASESCALETIGAELLRDIEPGELLVLDKNGLHEDRYSEGKHRKALCAMEYIYFARPDSDLNGANLHAARKRMGSQMALEAFVDADLVTGVPDSSISAAIGYAEQTGIPYELGMIKNKYTGRTFIQPSQELREQGVKMKLSAVRRVVEGKRVIMIDDSIVRGTTSRRIVNMLRDAGALEVHVRITSPPFKNPCFYGIDTPDRRELIASSKTVEEIRQEINADSLYFMSAEGLIAAVGGNNEEDYKGGLCLACFDNDYPTQVDFKGEEKLGCSC